The following coding sequences lie in one Zingiber officinale cultivar Zhangliang chromosome 2B, Zo_v1.1, whole genome shotgun sequence genomic window:
- the LOC122047840 gene encoding uncharacterized protein At4g08330, chloroplastic-like: protein MALRGRGDFQQPQTPTVGASDLFVPPRSVTYCCGSCGYALNLSSTDRHMTNIGSKYRKSIKKGIVSFISVDESRFSQVEELRCRPYFKSRHDWGFLRRRAKLFCRNCRNFVGVGYEEGIPSPDVASGDGKKYDIMIRALQPSSSK from the exons ATGGCTCTCCGCGGCCGCGGCGATTTCCAACAACCCCAGACACCGACCGTGGGCGCGTCCGATCTCTTCGTCCCCCCTCGATCCGTCACTTACTG CTGTGGCTCTTGCGGTTACGCTCTGAACCTGAGCTCCACCGACCGGCACATGACCAATATTGGCTCCAAATATAGGAAGTCCATCAAGAAGGGGATCGTCTCGTTCATATCGGTGGACGAGAGCCGCTTCTCTCAGGTGGAGGAGCTCCGCTGTCGTCCCTActtcaaatcgagacatgattgGGGGTTCTTGAGACGGAGGGCCAAATTGTTCTGCCGAAACTGTCGAAACTTCGTCGGCGTTGGATACGAAGAAGGTATCCCCTCTCCGGACGTTGCTTCCGGGGACGGGAAGAAGTATGATATCATGATTAGGGCGCTGCAGCCGTCGTCTTCCAAATAA